The stretch of DNA CtagattaatatatttaaaaataatagttttgaatgaataaatatttaatattgagaATATAAAATGATTAATCAAACAACATGAAcctgaaagaaataaaaaaatgaatgaaTTAAATATACTGtaatcaaattttatatatttatccaATGATGATATGAAGGTCTCTGAAATCTAGAACTACAGTATGTGGAGGGTCTCGTTCATATGACTTAGCCTGAATAGTCGAATGTGATACAACGTCTATAAGAGTTATAGAATATGTAAGGAGACCCTCCACAAGTGAGAGATTGtaatatcaatattaaaatagtatttaagtttttttttctctccttgggatattaattgtgtgaggataattatcttatatatttgtgttgttagtgagttgagattattgcttagattattgtaccaattttctagagagagttaaagttatattaactacgaaagtaaaatactatggtatttttacaaggtaggtaatcatttaattaaagctcaatatgaaagtttattagggttttataaattatttagtggattttaattaatggtataagtgatatcaaataacattattatagaattaatgttaaaaattcgtaggtttggataaattcgcaggattaaaaactgttttactaaaatgatcatatctggagttctagagctcggattgaggtgatttcagtggcgttagaaagataattcagagatctatcaattatgtagaaatagatttatcataattttaactttattggggtcaaaattaagctacaaagtgacgacctgttaagtttagtatagaaaccctaagttttaaaattcaaatttaaaacttatatctaacaaataagatttttatttattttctatttagaattaaattagcatcagattataggggttattttattattttcttttataggtttaattagattataaaacctaaatctatcacattcttgatacgtaatatgcagagcctctaaccctgacaaaaataaaactcaatctcaatctctttctttaaCACAATTCTAGCCTGAACACAATTCTTAGAAaagacactcataaaatcctatacCCTACAAGTTATTCATCTGGCTATCTatcaaatatttataattttccttcttgtttcgttctcttcgccaaacaacactcatgattttcatcaacataagattgagatcatcatcaccattctaataatttgagatttcaagatctagcactgattaagaagagtcatcaagaggtaagagagttcttccacttattgttgtgaacttttaggttaaactatgaaatctcgttttttatttttttctgaaaattattgtcttagtaaaatagtcatatctctctcaatattgatccgtttccagcgatttttatatcgttagaaagcttattcgatgatctaaaatttttatgaagaaactattcaccatttcggtgatattctatgtcgaaaattatcatctttctgatattgttgtaaatcatttttttcatattcccagaaaaaagtactttcacttaaaataccataactctctcaattctcatccatttttaatgatctatatatggttcCAAAGCTTATTAGATTTCCCATAAGCTTCATGAAGGAACATTTTGTtaattcggagttatactatgtcaaaaagttatTTTCCTTCTGTATTATTTgcttcgtttcttgaatcttgttcttccaaaactgttttgataaaattgcaataTATCTtcaatataattccaatttcaaagattttggtatcattggaaagggaatttaatttcctaaaactttcatgagGATGTTAtattctagttctgaacctttcaatacaaaaagtttgtatttttgctaagttgtaTAATTTGTTACTctatattccttctcagaaatagtttcagtaaaacaatcataactccctcagttttaatccatttttaatgatctttatatcattagaaagataatggaatttcttataatttttatgaagacaacttttactgaattagtgtagttgttagtcaaaaatagtgatctttctgctgtactgtaagagtacgaatttaatattagggccttgacccctgtcttattataggtagtagtgacgagataacaagtcttaagcagcgggatttgaggtaaggaaattaagtagttttatgtgtttaactgcataatttaaattatttgtctattgaaatattatttgtgatgtattattatgaatgtgtatatagtactgagaatgtgtggtatggacacaatatgagtttgtgaatcgatatatatatatatattatagttggTACgatttgtatgttgtatgttgtatgatgtatgctaacgtctcaggtacaaATGAGgggccatggtggggtatgatacacgaatcagacaaatgttgtatgttgtatgttgtatgttgtatgatgtatgtggtgtgttgtatgttgtatgttgtatgttgtatgctaacgtctcaggtacaaATGAGgggccatggtggggtatgatacggggtaaggccgttgaatgtagagataccctaccctacatttgtctgattcgtgtatgacattgttatggtggggtatgatacagtgatgttactgttgaatatagagataccctatcctataacaatggtagggctacataggcccaggttattatatgggcagattaggcccaggatattgtagggccaggctaggcccgggttatgtaagtaatgactatgatatgccaatgttatggtaaagacatgatatgattgaaataatttttatatgttattgctatgaTTGTGCTATGAGTATGATGTCAGGGTTGTTGtccctacatatatgtaatggtttcGTTTAGTACAAATATATGATATATGATATAGCTTTGCATATCTGaagttatttaaattacaattaTGATCTAAGGTATATACTATTGTTAAGACTGGATACGTTAATGTTATAAAGAATCATATTTTTGTGAATTTTAAGATATGTTTAGTGTATTGAATGCTATTGTAtgttaagcatttccttactgggcttttagctcacccccttactttccccctacaggaaatagacagggaacattgaatgtaagtttgatgagATGGGTCGGTTACGGTATGTATCTtgcgaggggctatggacgagcaaaCGATGCAGAACGCCGGTGGagccttggttttgttttttttataataaagtaatctgagctcagtgggatgttataaatttatttttatttttttaagaaaaatacactcaactacttattttgttttaatatgaatgatcattcacctttttgcatatttattgtaaaacccACTGTGTATTTTCAAACAGCTTTGactctttttaattaatgcatcaaaattagcactttgtaaaataaggtaaaatattggggcgttacagttggtatcagagccgatcgttccttagcccgaaggatactcacagtatacatacagaagactgaaaaaAATCCCTCTCACTATAATGTAAGTGTTAGTTTCAATATGCTTAGTTTTGccattaatagttttatatgtgatacatagatttttgttaaaatatgtttCCTATAATTAGTGCCTCATCTGTAGTGGGTGCTTAGAGAAATTAAGAGTATATTACCTGCTATGATCGATTACACTTTTTATGAAGAATatgaataggttttatttttctttattgtcttgaattgaaACTAGGAAGGACAATGTTCCtttctttaaaatttagaataaattatattaggaattcattagactttgtttgataaatagaatattactagttaagcttgacaacattaagtttagatatatTCATGGAATCTTCTCTCCCtataattgaactcttttgtttctattaaatcaacatttcttgtaagagctcacacatgcaactagaagatcagttagaatcaatgtgaaaggaacgaccaatagaggtgggggctaaggatgtgtgttccgctgacccaTAGATGGCTGATGTTCCAGAGAACCCAATAATAGtaaggctaacgatctaatagaggCATTGGAAGGACTATGAGCATGCTTAAGATGATTTGTTGAAGAAGTTTTCACAGGCTCAGCGCAATAgatcaccaacactagtagtggaacttgaagcacataatgaaatgtaccaatagccaactaCGCATATATTTTCACCTATCTATGAATGGTTGAAGAAGCGGTCTCTGCACCTAGCTATGAATGGAAGCCcaacatataggaagtagggATGACTTAGAATAGTAGACGTTACTCATATCACAACGATGACCATAAGTAGAATAACTTGAATCATGAGTATACATGAACTCATGTTTGTGTTCATTGAGTTCTTTGATTCACTTgttaaagtttctcagagaagatgattcttacaacttctgtTTTGGGAGCTTAATAACATGAGTGGTTGGGAACATGTTATACACCAAAGCAGGGCCGTCTTAAACATTTTGGAGGTCCTGTTCCAATCTTAAATTTTAGgctcctaataaaaaaaaaactattttattataataattgttatttatttCATTACAACTTTAAGTAATTATCAACCTTCTATTTAAAAAAAGCCATTCTTCGCATACTTTTTGAAGCGAATTCATCAACCATCTCTTCATATTTTACAGTTTCTAAAACATCATTTTCAATCACGATCAATGCTAATCCATTAAGTCTTTCTTGTAACATGGTAGACTGCAGGTAGGACTTTAACAActtcaattttgaaaaactTCTTTCTGCAGAAGCAACTATCACAGGAATAGTCAATAAAATTATGTAcgcaataattgtattaggaaaACAATCTACgcctttcaaaaatttcaatatatcaATAGCTCTCATTTTTTCCCTAGGCAAGATTTCTCTTAATAACTTTAACTCCACATATAATACATTTCCATCAATATCATATTGTTCATTATGTTTCAATGCCTTTTCAAAATGACTACAACAAGACTTCAAACCTGTACTGTCTAATAATTGGAGCTTATCAGAAGTAAACAAGCAACCaagaatattttcatattctt from Cannabis sativa cultivar Pink pepper isolate KNU-18-1 chromosome 2, ASM2916894v1, whole genome shotgun sequence encodes:
- the LOC133034141 gene encoding uncharacterized protein LOC133034141 — protein: MAESCSKARDFFEVIQRIYTIFANSTKRWQILKDNVKGLTPKSLSSTHWESRVDNVKAIRFQISEFREAYLNCFYDALNSAKKIAIDMNIDPIFPQRRTIRRKRQFDENLNTPSIELSGEESFRINYFFYLVDQAIVSLTKRFEQYEEYENILGCLFTSDKLQLLDSTGLKSCCSHFEKALKHNEQYDIDGNVLYVELKLLREILPREKMRAIDILKFLKGVDCFPNTIIAYIILLTIPVIVASAERSFSKLKLLKSYLQSTMLQERLNGLALIVIENDVLETVKYEEMVDEFASKSMRRMAFFK